From the Roseibium salinum genome, one window contains:
- a CDS encoding DUF2293 domain-containing protein: MTGGTKRQKDMRKALRVLLPRVPMVHAEAILAAALAGHLRHLPPSIALWQATSSYIRHELTDYDVLLEDGYERDAARFFVLDDMNAVLEDWGSQKRLDPDEES, encoded by the coding sequence ATGACCGGTGGAACCAAACGGCAGAAAGACATGCGCAAGGCTCTCAGAGTCCTGCTGCCCCGCGTGCCGATGGTTCATGCGGAAGCAATCCTTGCCGCCGCGCTTGCCGGCCACCTGCGCCACTTGCCGCCGTCCATTGCGCTGTGGCAGGCCACATCCAGCTACATCCGTCATGAACTGACCGACTACGACGTCCTGCTGGAGGACGGCTACGAACGTGATGCGGCGCGGTTCTTCGTCCTTGACGACATGAACGCCGTGCTCGAGGACTGGGGCTCCCAGAAGCGGCTCGATCCGGACGAAGAGAGCTAG
- a CDS encoding RidA family protein: MLPIHHMVDQAPQPVAPFSHAAEADGWVFVTGQMPTDPDAPDAPLPDGIQAQTVRVMENLKLVLSGLGLGLENVTFARVYLTEFKRDYQAMNETYRQFFPPGKLPGRTCIGVSGLAVDALVEIDLIARRP; the protein is encoded by the coding sequence ATGCTGCCCATCCATCACATGGTCGATCAGGCACCACAGCCGGTCGCACCGTTCTCACATGCCGCCGAAGCCGACGGCTGGGTATTCGTCACAGGACAGATGCCCACCGATCCCGACGCCCCGGACGCGCCCCTGCCGGACGGTATCCAAGCGCAGACCGTGCGCGTGATGGAAAACCTGAAACTCGTCCTGAGCGGACTGGGGCTCGGCCTGGAAAACGTAACCTTCGCAAGGGTCTATCTCACGGAGTTCAAGCGGGACTATCAGGCGATGAACGAGACCTACCGCCAATTCTTCCCGCCCGGAAAACTGCCGGGCCGGACCTGCATCGGCGTCTCCGGCCTTGCCGTCGACGCCCTGGTCGAGATCGACCTGATCGCGCGGCGGCCCTAG
- a CDS encoding MOSC domain-containing protein has protein sequence MTDQLALLPDDLRVTPKFKVSGRVDGLFATLSPEDFQTTARQVLELGLEGIPGDRHGGFTRKSGGREPWYPRGTEMCNERQISLLSPQELSLVAERMGIAGIRPEWIGGNFLISGIANLSKVPPRTRLVFEGGAVIRVDGDNVPCRIAGASIAAHYPDRDGLDLMFPKVARGVRGLVGFVEKPGTVEIGETMTAHIPEQWIYERA, from the coding sequence ATGACGGATCAGCTTGCGCTATTGCCTGACGACTTGCGGGTGACGCCGAAATTCAAGGTGAGCGGCAGGGTGGACGGGCTGTTTGCGACGCTTTCGCCCGAAGACTTTCAGACCACGGCCCGCCAGGTGCTCGAACTGGGCCTTGAAGGCATCCCCGGCGACCGTCACGGAGGCTTCACGCGGAAGTCCGGTGGGCGGGAACCCTGGTACCCGCGTGGCACGGAAATGTGCAATGAAAGGCAGATTTCCCTTCTTTCGCCGCAGGAACTCTCCCTGGTCGCGGAGCGTATGGGGATTGCCGGGATCCGGCCCGAGTGGATCGGCGGCAATTTCCTGATCTCCGGGATTGCGAACCTGTCGAAGGTTCCGCCGCGCACCAGGCTGGTGTTCGAGGGCGGTGCCGTCATTCGCGTGGACGGTGACAACGTCCCCTGCCGCATTGCCGGCGCCTCGATCGCCGCGCACTATCCGGACCGTGACGGACTGGACCTCATGTTTCCCAAAGTGGCTCGAGGCGTGCGCGGTCTGGTCGGGTTTGTCGAAAAGCCGGGAACCGTCGAGATAGGTGAGACGATGACGGCGCACATTCCCGAACAGTGGATTTACGAACGCGCGTGA
- the ettA gene encoding energy-dependent translational throttle protein EttA, which produces MARQFIYHMHGLSKAYNDKKVLDNINLSFYPDAKIGILGPNGAGKSTLLKIMAGIDKEYTGEAWAAEGAKIGYLPQEPQLDNSKDVMGNIMEGVAHKQAKLDRYNELMMDYSDETADEAAHLQDEIDAQDLWNLESQVEMAMEALRCPPSDADVDNLSGGERRRVALCKLLLSEPDLLLLDEPTNHLDAETVHWLERHLREFKGSVLIITHDRYFLDHVTGWILELDRGQGIPYEGNYSVYLEKKAKRMQQEGRENMARSKAISREREWMGMSPKGRQTKSKARIRAYEDLVAMQEERHPSIEQILIPVGERLGANVIELKKVSKGFEDRLLIDDLTFKLPRGGIVGVIGPNGAGKSTLFKMLTGQEKPDSGEIVIGDTVHLGYVDQSRDALNPNNTVWEEISGGAEVIYLDDKEINSRAYCSSFNFKGPAQQAKVGDLSGGQRNRVHLAKVLKKGSNVLLLDEPTNDLDTETLAALEDALENYAGCAVVISHDRMFLDRLATHMLAFEGDSHVEWFEGNFEDYEKDKVRRLGAHAADPRRIKYKPLTR; this is translated from the coding sequence ATGGCGCGCCAGTTCATCTATCACATGCATGGCCTCTCCAAGGCCTATAACGACAAGAAAGTCCTGGACAACATCAACCTCAGCTTCTACCCGGACGCCAAGATCGGCATCCTGGGTCCGAACGGGGCCGGCAAGTCGACGCTGCTGAAGATCATGGCCGGCATCGACAAGGAATATACCGGCGAAGCCTGGGCGGCCGAAGGCGCGAAGATCGGCTATCTGCCGCAGGAGCCTCAGCTCGACAATTCCAAGGACGTGATGGGCAACATCATGGAAGGTGTTGCCCACAAGCAGGCCAAGCTCGACCGTTACAACGAACTGATGATGGACTATTCGGACGAGACCGCCGACGAAGCCGCCCACCTTCAGGACGAGATCGACGCGCAGGACCTGTGGAACCTGGAAAGCCAGGTGGAAATGGCGATGGAAGCCCTGCGCTGCCCGCCGTCCGACGCCGACGTCGACAATCTCTCCGGTGGTGAGCGCCGCCGCGTGGCGCTGTGCAAGCTGCTCCTGTCCGAGCCGGACCTGCTGCTGCTCGACGAACCGACCAACCATCTGGACGCCGAAACCGTGCACTGGCTGGAACGCCACCTGCGCGAGTTCAAGGGCTCCGTCCTGATCATCACCCACGACCGCTACTTCCTCGACCACGTCACGGGCTGGATTCTCGAGCTCGACCGCGGCCAGGGCATTCCCTACGAAGGCAACTACTCCGTCTATCTGGAGAAGAAGGCCAAGCGCATGCAGCAGGAAGGCCGCGAGAACATGGCCCGCTCCAAGGCGATCTCCCGCGAGCGCGAGTGGATGGGCATGAGCCCCAAGGGCCGCCAGACCAAGTCGAAAGCCCGTATCCGCGCCTATGAAGACCTGGTCGCGATGCAGGAAGAGCGCCATCCGAGCATCGAGCAGATCCTCATTCCGGTGGGCGAGCGTCTCGGGGCCAATGTCATCGAGCTCAAGAAAGTTTCCAAGGGCTTCGAGGACCGCCTGCTGATCGACGATCTCACCTTCAAGCTGCCGCGCGGCGGCATTGTCGGCGTCATCGGCCCGAACGGCGCCGGCAAGTCCACGCTGTTCAAGATGCTGACCGGCCAGGAAAAGCCGGACAGCGGCGAGATCGTCATCGGCGACACCGTTCATCTCGGCTATGTCGACCAGTCCCGCGACGCGCTCAACCCGAACAATACCGTGTGGGAAGAGATTTCCGGCGGCGCCGAGGTGATCTATCTCGACGACAAGGAAATCAACTCCCGTGCCTACTGCTCGTCCTTCAACTTCAAGGGCCCGGCCCAGCAGGCGAAGGTGGGCGATCTTTCCGGCGGTCAGCGTAACCGCGTGCACCTGGCAAAGGTGCTGAAGAAGGGCTCCAACGTCCTGCTGCTCGATGAGCCGACCAACGATCTCGACACAGAGACCCTGGCCGCGCTTGAAGACGCGCTGGAAAACTACGCCGGTTGCGCCGTGGTCATCAGCCACGACCGCATGTTCCTCGACCGTCTGGCAACGCACATGCTGGCCTTCGAAGGCGACAGCCATGTGGAATGGTTCGAAGGCAACTTCGAGGACTACGAGAAAGACAAGGTCCGCCGCCTCGGCGCCCACGCCGCCGACCCGCGCCGGATCAAGTACAAGCCGCTGACCCGCTGA
- a CDS encoding acyl-CoA desaturase — translation MRSNSDTCLKAVSTERVRSEDGANPVEGTVVLKPLKAAWIAAMTSVALVAGPLTFSFQSLAVFVVLTAITICGGHSVGMHRLLIHRSFETVPWIERTLVYLGVLVGMAGPLGMIRLHDFRDWGQRQSDCHDFFAHRSGFWKDAYWQLCCGIELANEPDFVVEESVAQDLFYRVVERTWILQQAVVAVPLYLAGGLSFVVWGICCRVSVSLIGHWLVGYYAHQPKEHLLYVEGACVQGYNLPGLGAITFGEAFHENHHAFPKSARLGFMPGQVDPGWWLVKILERFGLAWGINTPETLEPRPGLAVNGANRDKPQTVPDWLCALPNG, via the coding sequence ATGCGCTCGAATTCCGATACCTGTCTGAAAGCAGTCTCCACTGAAAGGGTCCGGTCCGAGGACGGCGCCAATCCGGTAGAGGGTACCGTGGTTCTCAAGCCGTTGAAGGCCGCCTGGATCGCCGCGATGACCTCCGTCGCTCTGGTCGCGGGTCCTCTTACTTTTTCTTTTCAGTCACTGGCGGTCTTTGTGGTTCTGACGGCAATCACGATCTGCGGCGGCCATTCGGTCGGTATGCACCGTTTGCTCATCCACCGCTCATTCGAGACGGTTCCCTGGATCGAAAGAACACTGGTGTACCTGGGCGTCCTCGTCGGCATGGCCGGTCCGCTCGGTATGATACGCCTGCACGACTTTCGCGACTGGGGACAGCGGCAATCCGATTGCCACGATTTCTTCGCCCATCGGTCCGGCTTCTGGAAAGACGCCTACTGGCAGCTCTGCTGCGGCATTGAGCTTGCAAATGAACCCGATTTTGTCGTTGAAGAGAGTGTCGCGCAGGACCTGTTCTATCGGGTCGTCGAAAGGACCTGGATCCTCCAGCAGGCAGTCGTAGCCGTGCCGCTGTATCTTGCAGGAGGTTTGTCTTTCGTGGTCTGGGGCATTTGCTGCAGGGTATCAGTGTCCCTGATCGGTCACTGGCTGGTCGGTTATTACGCGCACCAGCCGAAAGAGCACCTGCTTTACGTCGAAGGCGCCTGCGTACAGGGCTACAACCTGCCAGGGCTTGGCGCGATTACCTTCGGCGAAGCCTTTCACGAAAACCATCATGCCTTTCCGAAATCGGCCCGGCTGGGTTTCATGCCCGGCCAGGTGGACCCCGGCTGGTGGCTGGTGAAGATCCTGGAACGCTTCGGTCTGGCGTGGGGCATCAACACGCCCGAGACACTGGAACCACGGCCTGGTCTGGCGGTGAACGGGGCAAACCGCGACAAGCCGCAGACCGTTCCGGACTGGCTTTGCGCGCTGCCGAACGGCTAG
- a CDS encoding metalloregulator ArsR/SmtB family transcription factor has protein sequence MNDQQDALSAANAGSIQKIFEALASAPRRKILAYLSNSSLTAGEIADRFDMSKPSISQHLGILEGAGLVRKEKKGQYIHYSIVQANLANTLNGYVQEICPVSRPLKKESAALEKTRSQDRS, from the coding sequence ATGAACGACCAGCAAGACGCCCTGTCCGCCGCCAACGCCGGGAGCATTCAGAAGATTTTCGAAGCGCTGGCCTCAGCACCACGCAGAAAGATACTGGCCTATCTCTCTAACAGTTCACTGACGGCCGGCGAAATCGCGGATCGTTTCGACATGTCGAAGCCTTCGATCTCGCAGCACCTCGGCATCCTTGAAGGCGCTGGCCTGGTTCGCAAGGAGAAGAAAGGTCAGTACATCCACTATTCTATCGTGCAGGCAAATCTCGCCAACACGCTGAACGGCTATGTGCAGGAGATCTGTCCTGTTTCACGCCCCCTCAAGAAGGAAAGTGCAGCTTTGGAGAAAACGCGTAGCCAGGATCGCAGCTGA
- a CDS encoding 2-hydroxyacid dehydrogenase — protein MKTVDILMPRPMLPIVQEQLDAAFNVHKLFEADDPDGRLAEIGPKIRGVALAGGQVNAQLLSKIPNAEIIASFGVGYDQINTVDCLASNVMVTHTPDVLTDEVADTAMGLLLMTVREFGQAERWLRDGKWVKDGPYPLTGATLQGRTLGVFGLGRIGKEIARRAEAFGLKIHYHGRHQQKGVDYPYHATLKELAAACDTLMVVAPGGPETEHAVNAEVLEALGPEGIVINIGRGTVVDETALIAALENGTIYGAGLDVFEDEPNVPEKLMQLPRVTLLPHVGSASQATRNAMGQLVVDNLKSWFATGKAVTAVPEMR, from the coding sequence ATGAAAACCGTCGACATTCTCATGCCCCGCCCGATGCTGCCGATCGTTCAGGAGCAGCTGGATGCCGCCTTTAACGTTCACAAGCTGTTCGAGGCGGACGACCCGGATGGCCGGCTTGCGGAAATCGGGCCGAAGATCCGCGGCGTGGCGCTGGCGGGTGGGCAGGTCAATGCGCAGTTGCTGTCGAAGATCCCCAATGCGGAGATCATCGCCAGCTTCGGCGTCGGCTACGACCAGATCAACACCGTGGACTGCCTTGCCTCAAATGTGATGGTGACCCATACGCCGGATGTGCTGACCGACGAGGTCGCCGATACAGCAATGGGCCTCTTGCTGATGACGGTTCGTGAATTCGGACAGGCCGAGCGATGGCTGCGGGACGGCAAGTGGGTCAAGGACGGCCCTTATCCGCTGACCGGGGCGACGCTCCAGGGCCGCACGCTCGGAGTTTTCGGGCTTGGCCGGATCGGCAAGGAAATTGCGCGGCGTGCCGAGGCCTTTGGCCTGAAAATCCATTACCACGGCCGCCACCAGCAGAAAGGTGTCGACTATCCCTATCACGCCACGCTCAAGGAACTCGCGGCGGCCTGCGACACGCTGATGGTCGTGGCACCCGGCGGGCCGGAAACCGAACACGCGGTGAATGCGGAGGTTCTGGAGGCGCTTGGACCCGAGGGCATCGTGATCAATATCGGCCGGGGCACGGTGGTGGATGAAACCGCGCTGATCGCGGCGCTGGAGAACGGCACGATCTACGGTGCCGGGCTGGATGTGTTCGAAGACGAACCGAACGTGCCGGAAAAGCTGATGCAGCTTCCCCGCGTCACGCTTCTGCCCCATGTGGGCTCGGCCTCTCAGGCAACCCGCAATGCCATGGGTCAACTGGTGGTCGACAACCTGAAGAGCTGGTTTGCCACGGGCAAGGCGGTCACGGCTGTTCCCGAAATGCGGTGA
- a CDS encoding LysR family transcriptional regulator, translated as MDISKLPLNALRAFEASARLCSFTRAGLELRVSQTAVSHQVKALEDLLGVSLFERLPRGVALTDEGHALLPVLTDAFRRMSAALSRFEAGNFREVLTVGVVGTFATGWLLSRLPAFSLVHPHIDLRLKTNNNRADMLADGLDCFIRFGDGAWHGTNAEKLMDAPLAPLCCPETAGRLKTPEDLLRGSLLRSYRLDEWARWFQTVALPAPRARGWMFDSSLTMVEAAAQGAGVALVPVAMFPHDLRSGRLVRPFEASVLTGSYWLTWLKSREENSAMQKFRLWLRQTVSQEDGDLTPFGQ; from the coding sequence ATGGACATTTCAAAATTGCCGCTGAACGCGCTCAGGGCATTCGAGGCCTCGGCGCGGCTGTGCAGCTTCACCCGGGCCGGCCTGGAACTCAGGGTGTCCCAGACCGCCGTCAGCCATCAGGTGAAAGCCCTGGAAGACCTGCTCGGCGTATCTCTGTTCGAGCGGTTGCCGCGCGGTGTCGCGCTCACCGATGAAGGGCATGCGCTGCTGCCCGTGCTGACGGATGCCTTCCGGCGGATGAGTGCCGCGCTCAGCCGGTTCGAGGCCGGCAATTTCCGTGAGGTGCTGACCGTGGGCGTGGTCGGCACCTTTGCAACAGGCTGGCTGCTCTCGCGGCTGCCTGCGTTTTCGCTCGTCCACCCGCATATCGATCTGCGTCTGAAGACCAACAACAACCGCGCGGATATGCTCGCCGACGGGCTCGACTGTTTCATCCGTTTCGGCGACGGCGCCTGGCACGGCACCAATGCGGAGAAGCTGATGGACGCCCCGCTTGCGCCGCTCTGCTGCCCCGAAACGGCCGGCAGACTGAAAACGCCGGAAGACCTGCTCAGGGGATCGCTCCTGAGGTCCTATCGGCTGGATGAGTGGGCCAGATGGTTTCAGACGGTTGCCCTGCCCGCCCCGCGGGCGCGCGGCTGGATGTTCGACAGTTCGCTGACCATGGTAGAAGCCGCCGCCCAGGGCGCCGGGGTCGCCTTGGTGCCGGTTGCCATGTTCCCTCACGACCTGCGATCGGGACGGCTCGTGCGGCCGTTCGAGGCGAGCGTCCTGACGGGAAGCTACTGGCTCACATGGCTGAAGTCCCGTGAGGAAAACAGCGCCATGCAGAAGTTCCGGCTGTGGCTGCGGCAGACCGTCAGCCAAGAAGACGGCGATCTCACGCCATTCGGCCAGTGA
- the mnmD gene encoding tRNA (5-methylaminomethyl-2-thiouridine)(34)-methyltransferase MnmD produces MSTKAPDLEWLEGDVPRAEAFDDTYFSRAGGLEETRHVFLKGNGLPARFSGRDTFTIAEFGFGTGLNFLTTLVALKELSRPPALTFVSFELYPMTADQLARALGAFPQLGSLAADLIAAWNPHPGWNRLSVSGADLLLGIGDARDLIGRLRLDGRESGEEECVISAIDAWYLDGFSPARNPELWDADLMKAAAGLTAPGGTLATYTAAGWVRRNLQSAGFTIEKTGGFAGKREMVTGRMA; encoded by the coding sequence ATGTCGACGAAAGCACCGGATCTGGAATGGCTCGAAGGCGACGTGCCCCGGGCGGAAGCCTTTGACGATACTTATTTTTCCAGGGCCGGAGGCCTTGAGGAAACCCGCCATGTGTTCCTGAAGGGCAATGGACTGCCCGCACGATTTTCGGGCCGGGACACTTTTACGATTGCCGAATTCGGCTTCGGCACCGGGCTCAATTTCCTGACGACTCTTGTTGCGCTGAAGGAACTGTCCCGCCCGCCTGCGCTGACATTCGTTTCCTTCGAGCTCTATCCGATGACGGCGGACCAGCTCGCACGCGCTCTGGGCGCCTTTCCGCAGCTCGGGTCTCTGGCCGCAGACCTGATCGCGGCCTGGAACCCGCATCCGGGCTGGAACCGGCTCTCGGTTTCCGGCGCGGACCTGTTGCTGGGCATCGGCGATGCCCGCGACCTGATCGGCAGGCTTCGGTTGGACGGGCGGGAGAGCGGGGAGGAGGAATGCGTCATCAGCGCCATCGACGCCTGGTACTTGGACGGTTTCAGCCCGGCCAGAAACCCGGAGCTCTGGGATGCGGATCTCATGAAGGCGGCCGCCGGCCTGACCGCACCGGGCGGCACCCTGGCGACCTATACGGCGGCCGGCTGGGTGCGCCGCAATCTCCAGTCGGCCGGCTTTACCATCGAAAAGACCGGCGGGTTCGCAGGCAAGCGCGAAATGGTCACTGGCCGAATGGCGTGA
- a CDS encoding NAD(P)/FAD-dependent oxidoreductase has protein sequence MTDGIDSAMAQPSDEPFDLAVAGAGIFGLSVAHAAIKAGLRVAVLEKDRVGAGSSGGLLGALMPHMPARWNPKKEYQFQALLSLEDHIRQLEAETGLDCGYRRCGRILPLTTTDKLDHHLERAQESKLRWRPQETGFSYIVEPAGSRADWLAPAAAPHGIVYETLAARVSPRAYLAALGAFVRARGTLIEGVAVSGFDEATGSVEVSGETPPIRARSLVVSGGFSAFDLIERFTGERIGRGEKGQALLLEGADLEDKPAIYCDGLYVVPHGNGTVAVGSTSDRDFSDNSPSPARSAELLRRATAFCPKLTGRQVLTDWAGIRPRCNKRDPLVGKLPGLDATYAAAGGFKISFGIAHLVADCLVAEITGRAATHPLPATFRPEHHFGAGRLDADR, from the coding sequence ATGACAGATGGTATCGATTCCGCCATGGCGCAGCCCTCCGACGAACCTTTTGACCTTGCCGTTGCCGGAGCCGGAATTTTCGGCCTCTCGGTCGCTCATGCGGCGATCAAGGCGGGGTTGAGGGTCGCCGTCCTGGAGAAGGACCGTGTGGGTGCGGGGTCGAGCGGCGGCCTGCTGGGGGCCCTGATGCCGCATATGCCGGCGCGGTGGAACCCGAAAAAGGAGTACCAGTTTCAGGCCCTGCTGAGCCTCGAAGACCATATCCGCCAACTGGAGGCCGAGACCGGCCTTGACTGCGGCTACCGCCGCTGCGGCCGCATTCTGCCGCTGACGACCACCGACAAGCTCGACCACCACCTGGAGCGGGCGCAGGAGAGCAAACTGCGCTGGCGCCCGCAGGAAACCGGCTTTTCCTATATTGTGGAACCGGCGGGGAGCCGCGCGGACTGGCTGGCCCCCGCCGCCGCCCCGCACGGCATCGTCTATGAGACGCTTGCGGCCCGGGTCTCGCCGCGCGCCTATCTTGCCGCTCTCGGCGCCTTCGTCCGCGCCCGCGGCACGCTTATCGAAGGCGTCGCCGTCAGCGGCTTCGACGAAGCCACCGGCAGCGTGGAAGTGTCAGGGGAAACGCCCCCGATCCGGGCAAGGTCTCTCGTGGTCTCTGGCGGGTTCTCGGCCTTTGACCTGATCGAGCGGTTCACCGGCGAACGGATCGGGCGCGGGGAAAAGGGCCAGGCACTGCTCCTGGAGGGTGCGGACCTGGAGGACAAGCCGGCGATCTACTGCGACGGGCTCTATGTCGTGCCGCACGGCAACGGCACGGTGGCCGTCGGCAGCACTTCGGACAGGGACTTTTCGGACAATTCGCCTTCTCCGGCACGCTCCGCCGAACTGCTGCGGCGGGCCACGGCCTTCTGCCCGAAGCTGACGGGACGGCAGGTGCTTACCGACTGGGCCGGCATCCGGCCCCGGTGCAACAAGCGGGATCCGCTTGTCGGCAAGCTCCCGGGCCTTGACGCCACCTATGCCGCAGCCGGCGGCTTCAAGATTTCCTTCGGCATTGCCCATCTGGTGGCCGATTGCCTGGTTGCGGAAATCACCGGGCGCGCGGCCACGCACCCGCTTCCGGCAACGTTCCGGCCCGAACACCATTTCGGCGCCGGCCGCCTCGACGCGGACCGCTGA
- a CDS encoding YbaK/EbsC family protein, giving the protein MSLDSVRDHLASAAPDLEVLVTEDSTATVDLAARAHGVVPGQIAKTLSFQIKDQVILVVTRGDARLDNKKAKAAFGGKVKMVGLDDVETLTGHPVGGVCPFGLVRPLPVYCDVSLKDFDIVIPAAGATNAAVKVSPERMAQITAAKWVDVCQQAE; this is encoded by the coding sequence ATGAGCCTCGACAGCGTCCGTGACCATCTCGCCAGTGCAGCCCCCGACCTGGAAGTCCTCGTCACCGAAGACAGCACCGCCACCGTGGACCTCGCCGCCAGGGCCCATGGTGTCGTGCCGGGCCAGATCGCCAAGACGCTTTCCTTTCAGATCAAGGACCAGGTGATCCTGGTGGTCACCCGGGGCGACGCGCGGCTGGACAACAAGAAGGCCAAGGCGGCCTTTGGCGGCAAGGTGAAGATGGTCGGCCTTGACGACGTCGAAACCCTGACCGGACATCCCGTCGGCGGCGTGTGCCCCTTCGGGCTCGTGCGGCCCCTTCCCGTCTATTGCGACGTATCGCTGAAGGACTTCGACATCGTCATTCCGGCGGCCGGGGCAACCAATGCCGCGGTGAAGGTATCGCCGGAGCGCATGGCGCAAATCACCGCGGCAAAGTGGGTGGATGTCTGCCAGCAGGCCGAGTAA
- a CDS encoding MarR family winged helix-turn-helix transcriptional regulator, producing MKFDRETSAGYLVNHMARLFARQLERRIKPHGIALGAFPALLYLWEKDGLTQKELVDRLDIEQPTMAATLSRMERDGLITRRRGEGDARVQYVHLTDRARQLRDIALGEAVAVNELALADLDETERQQFLDLTSKVLATLSALEEE from the coding sequence ATGAAATTCGATCGCGAAACTTCGGCGGGCTATCTGGTAAACCACATGGCGCGGCTGTTTGCCCGCCAGCTTGAGCGAAGGATCAAGCCGCACGGAATCGCCCTGGGGGCCTTTCCGGCGCTCTTGTATCTATGGGAAAAGGATGGCCTGACCCAGAAGGAGCTCGTGGACCGTCTCGACATCGAACAGCCGACGATGGCGGCAACGCTCTCGCGCATGGAACGGGACGGACTGATAACCCGGCGGCGCGGCGAAGGAGACGCACGAGTGCAATATGTGCACCTAACCGACCGCGCCAGGCAGCTTCGCGACATCGCGCTTGGCGAGGCCGTGGCGGTCAACGAGCTGGCCCTGGCCGATCTCGACGAAACCGAACGTCAGCAGTTCCTGGATCTCACGTCGAAGGTCCTCGCCACGTTGAGCGCACTGGAGGAGGAGTAA
- a CDS encoding NAD-dependent epimerase/dehydratase family protein — protein MKTVLVTGSAGFIGYFLCTRLLKDGFRVIGLDAMTDYYDVRLKERRQQMLLQNEHFTPVNDRVEAPDLLMSLFRSEKPDFVIHLAAQAGVRYSIEAPRSYLESNLCGTFELLEAARAFPPEHMLLASTSSAYGANTALPYKETDKADHQMSFYAATKKATETMAHSYAHLYDLPVTMFRFFTVYGPWGRPDMALFKFTKAILEGRPIDVYNYGDMKRDFTYVEDLVEGIRLLMDAVPLRPAEGEEVPDGDSLSPVAPWRIVNIGNSTCVRLTDFIEAIETATGRTAERNLMPMQPGDVPATWADADLLHSLTGYRPKTTVQEGVARFVKWYREYHQV, from the coding sequence ATGAAAACCGTTCTGGTGACCGGCTCCGCAGGATTTATCGGCTACTTTCTTTGCACGCGTCTGTTGAAGGACGGGTTCCGGGTCATCGGCCTCGACGCGATGACGGACTATTACGATGTCCGCCTGAAGGAGCGCCGCCAGCAGATGCTGCTGCAGAACGAGCACTTCACGCCGGTGAACGACCGGGTGGAGGCGCCTGACCTGCTCATGTCGCTGTTCCGCTCCGAAAAGCCGGACTTCGTCATCCACTTAGCGGCGCAGGCGGGGGTGCGGTATTCGATCGAGGCGCCGCGTTCCTACCTGGAAAGCAACCTCTGCGGCACGTTCGAACTCCTGGAAGCCGCGCGCGCCTTTCCGCCGGAACACATGCTGCTTGCCTCCACGTCTTCCGCCTACGGCGCCAATACCGCCCTGCCGTACAAGGAGACGGACAAGGCCGACCATCAGATGTCCTTCTACGCCGCCACCAAGAAGGCGACGGAAACGATGGCGCATTCCTACGCCCATCTCTACGACCTGCCGGTGACCATGTTCCGCTTCTTCACCGTCTACGGACCGTGGGGACGGCCGGACATGGCGCTCTTCAAGTTCACCAAGGCGATCCTCGAAGGCCGGCCGATCGACGTCTATAATTACGGCGACATGAAGCGGGACTTCACCTATGTGGAAGACCTTGTCGAGGGCATCCGCCTGCTGATGGACGCCGTGCCGTTGCGCCCTGCCGAAGGCGAAGAAGTGCCAGATGGCGACAGCCTGTCTCCCGTTGCGCCCTGGCGGATCGTCAATATCGGTAATTCCACCTGCGTGCGGCTGACCGACTTCATCGAGGCGATCGAGACGGCGACCGGCAGGACCGCCGAACGCAACCTGATGCCCATGCAGCCGGGTGACGTGCCCGCAACCTGGGCCGATGCGGACCTGCTGCACAGCCTGACCGGCTACCGGCCAAAAACCACGGTTCAGGAAGGCGTTGCCAGGTTCGTGAAGTGGTACCGGGAGTACCATCAGGTCTGA